Proteins co-encoded in one Oreochromis aureus strain Israel breed Guangdong linkage group 3, ZZ_aureus, whole genome shotgun sequence genomic window:
- the LOC116310879 gene encoding NLR family CARD domain-containing protein 3-like isoform X1, giving the protein MERPDSPEPSLSSVTMRKRTTQQEDRPDFKSRKLSHDAKITEAPDAPEPEPEPEPGPSCVSLKSDRSMDFIFHFKGPKSAAAEEADQESLHHTQQHQTNLDSVFKMLEENIITFVKKELKKMQNGLNPDYSECQRDEEEVLDSEEEKQRRSSREAFLKLAVNFLRIMKQEQLADCLQSKSPDPLCENTFKCNLKKKFQCVFEGIAKPGTRITLNEIYTELCITEGGTGEVNTEHEVRQIEMFSWKPNRPEPTIRCEDIFKASTGRDKPIRAVLTKGVAGIGKTLLTQKFTLDWAEDKTNQDIQFIFPFPFRELNLLKDTKFSLVGFIHHFFTEIKEAGICNFKKFKVVFIFDGLDECRLPLNFHITEILTDVTESTSVDVLLTNLIRGKLLPSAHIWITTRPAAANQIPAEYIDMVTEIRGFNNRQKKEYFRKRLRDKEEANTIISHIKTSRSLHIMCHIPIFCWITATVLESLLKTKQDGGKLPKTLTEMYIRFLVVQTKLKNIKYDGGAETDPLWSPESRKMIEALGKLAFEQLQKGNLIFYESDLTECGINVREASVYSGVLTQVFKEESGLYEKKVYCFVHLSIQEFLAALHAHLTFTNSGINLLEEEETASVQTGESSVIHFYQSAVDKALQSPNGHLELFLRFLLGLSLQTNQNLLQGLLTQTGNSLQINQETVQYVKKKMNGALSPEKSINLLHCLNELNDDSIVKEVQHHLSLGQLSKVNLSPAQWSALVIILLSSEADLDVFDLRKYSASEEALLQLLPVVKACKKAQLSGCNLTERSCAALSSILSSQSSTLRELDMSNNNLQDSGVKLLCAGLGSPHCMLETLRLSGCQITGTGFTSLATALRSNPSYLKELDLSFNHPGDSGMKLLSHLKEDPHVKLDILWSHFSVEPRGVQWMRPGLRKYFHDLTLDPNTAHRNLKLSDNNKKVTHVKEEQQYPDHDHRFDHWPQLLCTNSLTGRCYWEVEWRGEVHISVANVGIGRKGDGDDSRFGRTDQSWSLYCSDDDGYFGNSNYTSIVIAVPSSIVPRKLAVYVDYPAGTVSFYSVSSDKLIHLHTFNTKFTEALYAGFQLRSPGSSVSLCDDSE; this is encoded by the exons ATGGAAAG ACCAGACTCTCCTGAGCCCAGTCTCAGCTCTGTAACAATGAGGAAGAGAACCACTCAACAGGAAGACCGTCCTGACTTTAAAAGCAGGAAATTGTCTCATGATGCAAA GATCACTGAGGCACCAGATGCCCCTGAACCTGAACCTGAACCTGAACCTGGacccagctgtgtgtctttgAAGAGTGATCGATCAATGGATTTTATCTTCCACTTTAAAGGACCaaaatctgctgctgctgagga AGCTGATCAGGAGAGTCTTCATCAtacccagcagcatcaaaccaATCTGGACTCGGTGTTTAAG ATGCTGGAGGAAAACAttatcacttttgtgaagaaagAGCTAAAGAAGATGCAGAATGGTCTGAATCCAGATTATTCAGAGTGTCAGAGGGATGAAGAGGAGGTGTTGGACAGTGAGGAAGAGAAGCAGAGaaggagcagcagagaggcatttcTGAAACTTGCAGTTAACTTCCTGAGAATAATGAAACAGGAGCAGCTGGCTGACTGTCTGCAGAGCA AAAGTCCTGATCCACTTTGTGagaatacatttaaatgtaacctaaagaagaagttccagtgtgtgtttgaggggattgCTAAACCAGGAACCCGAATCACTCTAAAtgagatctacacagagctctgcatcacagagggagggaccgGAGAGGTCAACactgaacatgaggtcagacagattgaaatgTTTTCCTGGAAACCAAACAGACCAGAACCAACAATCAGGTgtgaagacatctttaaagcttcGACTGGAAGAGACAAACCAATCAGAGCAGTGCTGACCAAAGGAGTGGCTGGCATCGGGAAAACACTCCTGACACAAAAGTTCACtttggactgggctgaagacaagaccaaccaggacatccagttcatttTTCCATTCCcattcagagagctgaatttACTGAAGGATACAAAGTTCAGCTTAGTGGGATTtattcatcacttctttactgaaatcaaagaagcaggaatctgtaactttaaaaagttcaaagttgtgttcatctttgatggtctggatgagtgtcgacttcctctgaaCTTCCACATCACTGAGATCCTCACTGATGTTACAGAGTCCAcatcagtggatgtgctgctgacaaacctcatcaggggaaaGTTGCTTCCTTCTGCTCAcatctggataaccacacgacctgcagcagccaatcagatccctgcTGAGTATATAGACATGGTTACAGAGATCAGAGGGTTCAATAACCGACAGAAAAAAGAGTATTTCAGGAAGAGACTCAGAGACAAGGAAGAGGCCAACACCATAATCtctcacatcaagacatcacgaagcctccacatcatgtgtcacATCCCaatcttctgctggatcactgctacagttctagAGAGTTTGTTAAAAACCAAACAGGATGGAGGAAAGCTGCCCAAGAcactgactgagatgtacattcGTTTCCTGGTGGTTCAGACCAAACTGAAGAAcatcaagtatgatggaggagctgagacagatcctctctggagtccagagagcaggaagatgattgaagcACTGGGGAAACTGGCGTTtgagcagctgcagaaaggaaacctgatcttctatgaatcagacctgacagagtgtggaaTTAATGTCAGAgaagcctcagtgtactcaggagtgttaaCGCAggtctttaaagaggagagtgGGCTGTACGAAAAGAAGGTGTACTGTTTTGTCCATttgagcattcaggagttttTAGCTGCTCTTCATGCCCATCTAACATTCACCAACTCTGGTATCAACCtgctggaagaagaagaaacagcctCAGTGCAGACTGGAGAATCTTCAGTAATACATttctaccagagtgctgtggacaaagccttacagagtccaaatggacatcTGGAATTGTTTCTCCGGTTCCTCCttggtctttcactgcagaccaatcagaatCTCTTACAAGGCCTGTtgacacaaacaggaaacagtttaCAGATAAATCAGGAAACAGTtcagtatgttaaaaaaaagatgaacgGCGCTCTCTCtccagagaaaagcatcaatctgctcCACTGTTTGAATGAATTGAATGATGACTCTATAGTGAAGGAGGTCCAGCATCACCTGAGTTTAGGACAACTGTCCAAAGTTAATCtctctcctgctcagtggtcagctctggtcattatcttactgtcatcagaagcagatctggatgtgtttgacttGAGGAAATACTCAGCTTCAGAAGAGGCTCTTCTgcagctgctgccagtggtcaaagcctgtAAGAAAGCCCA GTTGAGTGGTTGTAACCtcacagagagaagctgtgcaGCTCTTTCCTCAATTCTAAGTTCCCAGTCCTCCACACTGAGAGAGCTGGACATGAGTAACAACAACCTCCAGGACTCTGGAGTGAAGCTGCTTTGTGCTGGACTTGGGAGTCCACACTGTAtgctggaaactctcag GCTGTCAGGCTGTCAGATCACAGGAACAGGCTTCACCTCTCTGGCCACAGCTCTGCGCTCCAATCCCTCCTATTTGAAAGAGCTGGACTTGAGCTTTAATCAcccaggagactcaggaatgaagcttTTGTCTCATCTAAAGGAGGATCCACATGTGAAACTGGACATACTCTG GTCTCATTTCAGTGTGGAGCCTCGAGGAGTACAGTGGATGAGACCAGGTCTAAGGAAAT ATTTCCATGACCTGACgctggatccaaacacagcacacaggaacctcaaactgtctgacaacaacaagaAGGTCACACACGTGAAAGAAGAGCAGCAGTACCCTGATCATGATCATAGGTTTGATCACTggcctcagctgctgtgtaccaacagtctgactggtcgctgttactgggaggtcgagtggagaggagaagTTCATATCAGTGTAGCCAATGTAGGAATTGGACGGAAAGGAGACGGCGATGACAGCAGGTTTGGAAGGactgatcagtcctggagtctctactgcagtgatgatgatggttaCTTTGGAAATTCCAATTACACATCAATAGTGATCGCTGTCCCCTCCTCGATTGTCCCTCGCAAattagcagtgtatgtggactacCCTGCAGGAACTGTGTCCTTCTACAGTGTCTCCTCCGATAAACTGATCCACCtgcacaccttcaacaccaaaTTCACTGAAGCACTATATGCTGGGTTTCAGTTAAGGTCACCTGGCTccagtgtctctctctgtgacgACTCAGAGTAG
- the LOC116310879 gene encoding NLR family CARD domain-containing protein 3-like isoform X2, which produces MERPDSPEPSLSSVTMRKRTTQQEDRPDFKSRKLSHDAKITEAPDAPEPEPEPEPGPSCVSLKSDRSMDFIFHFKGPKSAAAEEADQESLHHTQQHQTNLDSVFKMLEENIITFVKKELKKMQNGLNPDYSECQRDEEEVLDSEEEKQRRSSREAFLKLAVNFLRIMKQEQLADCLQSKSPDPLCENTFKCNLKKKFQCVFEGIAKPGTRITLNEIYTELCITEGGTGEVNTEHEVRQIEMFSWKPNRPEPTIRCEDIFKASTGRDKPIRAVLTKGVAGIGKTLLTQKFTLDWAEDKTNQDIQFIFPFPFRELNLLKDTKFSLVGFIHHFFTEIKEAGICNFKKFKVVFIFDGLDECRLPLNFHITEILTDVTESTSVDVLLTNLIRGKLLPSAHIWITTRPAAANQIPAEYIDMVTEIRGFNNRQKKEYFRKRLRDKEEANTIISHIKTSRSLHIMCHIPIFCWITATVLESLLKTKQDGGKLPKTLTEMYIRFLVVQTKLKNIKYDGGAETDPLWSPESRKMIEALGKLAFEQLQKGNLIFYESDLTECGINVREASVYSGVLTQVFKEESGLYEKKVYCFVHLSIQEFLAALHAHLTFTNSGINLLEEEETASVQTGESSVIHFYQSAVDKALQSPNGHLELFLRFLLGLSLQTNQNLLQGLLTQTGNSLQINQETVQYVKKKMNGALSPEKSINLLHCLNELNDDSIVKEVQHHLSLGQLSKVNLSPAQWSALVIILLSSEADLDVFDLRKYSASEEALLQLLPVVKACKKAQLSGCNLTERSCAALSSILSSQSSTLRELDMSNNNLQDSGVKLLCAGLGSPHCMLETLRLSGCQITGTGFTSLATALRSNPSYLKELDLSFNHPGDSGMKLLSHLKEDPHVKLDILCVEPRGVQWMRPGLRKYFHDLTLDPNTAHRNLKLSDNNKKVTHVKEEQQYPDHDHRFDHWPQLLCTNSLTGRCYWEVEWRGEVHISVANVGIGRKGDGDDSRFGRTDQSWSLYCSDDDGYFGNSNYTSIVIAVPSSIVPRKLAVYVDYPAGTVSFYSVSSDKLIHLHTFNTKFTEALYAGFQLRSPGSSVSLCDDSE; this is translated from the exons ATGGAAAG ACCAGACTCTCCTGAGCCCAGTCTCAGCTCTGTAACAATGAGGAAGAGAACCACTCAACAGGAAGACCGTCCTGACTTTAAAAGCAGGAAATTGTCTCATGATGCAAA GATCACTGAGGCACCAGATGCCCCTGAACCTGAACCTGAACCTGAACCTGGacccagctgtgtgtctttgAAGAGTGATCGATCAATGGATTTTATCTTCCACTTTAAAGGACCaaaatctgctgctgctgagga AGCTGATCAGGAGAGTCTTCATCAtacccagcagcatcaaaccaATCTGGACTCGGTGTTTAAG ATGCTGGAGGAAAACAttatcacttttgtgaagaaagAGCTAAAGAAGATGCAGAATGGTCTGAATCCAGATTATTCAGAGTGTCAGAGGGATGAAGAGGAGGTGTTGGACAGTGAGGAAGAGAAGCAGAGaaggagcagcagagaggcatttcTGAAACTTGCAGTTAACTTCCTGAGAATAATGAAACAGGAGCAGCTGGCTGACTGTCTGCAGAGCA AAAGTCCTGATCCACTTTGTGagaatacatttaaatgtaacctaaagaagaagttccagtgtgtgtttgaggggattgCTAAACCAGGAACCCGAATCACTCTAAAtgagatctacacagagctctgcatcacagagggagggaccgGAGAGGTCAACactgaacatgaggtcagacagattgaaatgTTTTCCTGGAAACCAAACAGACCAGAACCAACAATCAGGTgtgaagacatctttaaagcttcGACTGGAAGAGACAAACCAATCAGAGCAGTGCTGACCAAAGGAGTGGCTGGCATCGGGAAAACACTCCTGACACAAAAGTTCACtttggactgggctgaagacaagaccaaccaggacatccagttcatttTTCCATTCCcattcagagagctgaatttACTGAAGGATACAAAGTTCAGCTTAGTGGGATTtattcatcacttctttactgaaatcaaagaagcaggaatctgtaactttaaaaagttcaaagttgtgttcatctttgatggtctggatgagtgtcgacttcctctgaaCTTCCACATCACTGAGATCCTCACTGATGTTACAGAGTCCAcatcagtggatgtgctgctgacaaacctcatcaggggaaaGTTGCTTCCTTCTGCTCAcatctggataaccacacgacctgcagcagccaatcagatccctgcTGAGTATATAGACATGGTTACAGAGATCAGAGGGTTCAATAACCGACAGAAAAAAGAGTATTTCAGGAAGAGACTCAGAGACAAGGAAGAGGCCAACACCATAATCtctcacatcaagacatcacgaagcctccacatcatgtgtcacATCCCaatcttctgctggatcactgctacagttctagAGAGTTTGTTAAAAACCAAACAGGATGGAGGAAAGCTGCCCAAGAcactgactgagatgtacattcGTTTCCTGGTGGTTCAGACCAAACTGAAGAAcatcaagtatgatggaggagctgagacagatcctctctggagtccagagagcaggaagatgattgaagcACTGGGGAAACTGGCGTTtgagcagctgcagaaaggaaacctgatcttctatgaatcagacctgacagagtgtggaaTTAATGTCAGAgaagcctcagtgtactcaggagtgttaaCGCAggtctttaaagaggagagtgGGCTGTACGAAAAGAAGGTGTACTGTTTTGTCCATttgagcattcaggagttttTAGCTGCTCTTCATGCCCATCTAACATTCACCAACTCTGGTATCAACCtgctggaagaagaagaaacagcctCAGTGCAGACTGGAGAATCTTCAGTAATACATttctaccagagtgctgtggacaaagccttacagagtccaaatggacatcTGGAATTGTTTCTCCGGTTCCTCCttggtctttcactgcagaccaatcagaatCTCTTACAAGGCCTGTtgacacaaacaggaaacagtttaCAGATAAATCAGGAAACAGTtcagtatgttaaaaaaaagatgaacgGCGCTCTCTCtccagagaaaagcatcaatctgctcCACTGTTTGAATGAATTGAATGATGACTCTATAGTGAAGGAGGTCCAGCATCACCTGAGTTTAGGACAACTGTCCAAAGTTAATCtctctcctgctcagtggtcagctctggtcattatcttactgtcatcagaagcagatctggatgtgtttgacttGAGGAAATACTCAGCTTCAGAAGAGGCTCTTCTgcagctgctgccagtggtcaaagcctgtAAGAAAGCCCA GTTGAGTGGTTGTAACCtcacagagagaagctgtgcaGCTCTTTCCTCAATTCTAAGTTCCCAGTCCTCCACACTGAGAGAGCTGGACATGAGTAACAACAACCTCCAGGACTCTGGAGTGAAGCTGCTTTGTGCTGGACTTGGGAGTCCACACTGTAtgctggaaactctcag GCTGTCAGGCTGTCAGATCACAGGAACAGGCTTCACCTCTCTGGCCACAGCTCTGCGCTCCAATCCCTCCTATTTGAAAGAGCTGGACTTGAGCTTTAATCAcccaggagactcaggaatgaagcttTTGTCTCATCTAAAGGAGGATCCACATGTGAAACTGGACATACTCTG TGTGGAGCCTCGAGGAGTACAGTGGATGAGACCAGGTCTAAGGAAAT ATTTCCATGACCTGACgctggatccaaacacagcacacaggaacctcaaactgtctgacaacaacaagaAGGTCACACACGTGAAAGAAGAGCAGCAGTACCCTGATCATGATCATAGGTTTGATCACTggcctcagctgctgtgtaccaacagtctgactggtcgctgttactgggaggtcgagtggagaggagaagTTCATATCAGTGTAGCCAATGTAGGAATTGGACGGAAAGGAGACGGCGATGACAGCAGGTTTGGAAGGactgatcagtcctggagtctctactgcagtgatgatgatggttaCTTTGGAAATTCCAATTACACATCAATAGTGATCGCTGTCCCCTCCTCGATTGTCCCTCGCAAattagcagtgtatgtggactacCCTGCAGGAACTGTGTCCTTCTACAGTGTCTCCTCCGATAAACTGATCCACCtgcacaccttcaacaccaaaTTCACTGAAGCACTATATGCTGGGTTTCAGTTAAGGTCACCTGGCTccagtgtctctctctgtgacgACTCAGAGTAG